A genome region from Setaria italica strain Yugu1 chromosome III, Setaria_italica_v2.0, whole genome shotgun sequence includes the following:
- the LOC101760532 gene encoding putative disease resistance RPP13-like protein 3, with protein sequence MVDPTVSISAGVMNSLLSKLTKLLSDEYKLLKSVRKEVKFLKDELSSMNALIQKLEDMEELDVQAREWRDKVRELAYDFEDCIDVFMHNLGGEGEKAGLVGKSERWIKKLQLRRHLASQIQELKARVVEEAERQRRYKVSECVSSSRAVDIDYRLASLYAEADKLVGIDGPREEIAQRLLEGENGSSQQLKLVSIVGPGGIGKTTLATQVYNRIRNKFDCTAFVSVSQNLDTLKILKEILLGIGYCSNRMLDHEQQVIDVIRQYLADKRYLFIIDDIRSIKAWDIIKYALVQNNKSSRVITTTQIQDVATTCCLHCDGQVYMMQPLDESDSRRLFLKRVFDSEDNCPEQYRMITENMLHKCKGVPLAITSIATLLASQGMNVEKWENMHNSFYSELETNPALEWMRYVPSLSYNDLSHELKTCLLYLGIYPEDYPIKKVDLVRRWVAEGFVSEKHGLDLEEVAGSYFDELINRSMIQPGKIIRGEMHYCRVHDLMLDHIISKCTVENFFTIIDRKYKMKQTLFPVRRLCCHFSNGNIALESLRLKKVRSFTTFPASDCMQPPISKFELLRVLNLQTNPSPDSQCLDLSAISNLFLLRYLRARGFRNLKLPEKIGKLQNLMTLDLGDSEVVCAIPLDVTSLSSLRHLTVPRGAVLPDGIGKLITLRTLEEFDLGKNSMQNIKYLGELTNLMELQLRHEDSGIFQPLTHMERRKYEVLAVSLCKIGNSNLRSLVAHPGVSLGCVLNCSLTHPRCLRRLHLDSCCPTFPKWMAQAVRLTSLILEVEELCSEDVHVLAGLPCLTYLDLGAAKAPNRSIMIQINSNEFSCLKEFKFKYHILLLSFEPGAMPTLQSLDLTFSGGSVIGIEHLASLEEISVYLKALPCDLSKIRSEISDALDRHPRNHTVRRRRFIFTPCLDDRDCSGSFQDLVED encoded by the exons ATGGTAGATCCAACTGTGAGTATTTCCGCAGGCGTGATGAACTCGCTCCTCTCCAAGCTAACAAAGCTGCTTAGCGACGAATACAAGCTCCTCAAGAGTGTCCGCAAGGAGGTCAAGTTCTTGAAGGATGAGCTGAGCAGCATGAATGCTCTGATTCAGAAGCTGGAAGATATGGAAGAGCTTGATGTTCAGGCAAGGGAGTGGAGAGACAAGGTGCGTGAATTGGCATACGACTTTGAGGATTGCATCGATGTCTTTATGCATAATCTCGGCGGTGAGGGTGAAAAGGCTGGCTTGGTCGGCAAGAGTGAACGCTGGATCAAGAAGCTGCAACTGCGTCGGCATCTTGCTAGTCAAATCCAAGAACTCAAGGCCCGTGTTGTGGAGGAGGCTGAGCGACAGCGCAGGTATAAGGTCAGTGAATGCGTCTCAAGCTCTAGAGCTGTTGACATTGACTATCGACTAGCTTCGCTTTATGCGGAGGCAGACAAACTTGTGGGAATTGATGGTCCGCGGGAAGAAATTGCCCAGCGTTTATTGGAAGGAGAAAATGGTTCTTCACAACAACTTAAACTTGTGTCGATTGTTGGTCCTGGTGGTATTGGCAAAACAACTCTCGCCACTCAAGTGTACAATCGGATCAGGAATAAGTTTGACTGTACGGCATTCGTGTCAGTATCGCAAAATCTTGACACGCTGAAGATTTTGAAGGAGATACTTTTAGGAATTGGATATTGTAGTAACCGCATGCTAGATCACGAGCAACAGGTCATCGATGTCATTAGACAATACCTTGCAGATAAGAG GTATCTTTTTATAATTGATGACATAAGGAGCATTAAGGCATGGGACATTATTAAGTATGCTTTGGTCCAAAATAATAAAAGTAGCAGAGTTATAACGACCACACAAATTCAAGATGTAGCTACCACTTGTTGTTTACATTGCGATGGCCAAGTATACATGATGCAACCTCTTGATGAGTCAGACTCAAGGCGGTTGTTCTTGAAACGAGTATTTGATTCTGAGGATAACTGTCCTGAGCAGTACAGAATGATTACAGAAAATATGTTACATAAATGCAAAGGGGTACCACTGGCAATAACTAGCATTGCTACACTTCTGGCTAGCCAAGGCATGAATGTTGAGAAATGGGAGAATATGCATAATTCCTTTTATTCGGAATTGGAAACAAATCCTGCACTCGAATGGATGAGGTATGTTCCAAGTCTTAGCTATAATGATTTGTCACATGAACTGAAGACATGCTTGCTATACCTTGGTATCTATCCTGAAGACTATCCTATTAAAAAGGTAGATTTGGTCAGGCGATGGGTAGCTGAAGGATTTGTTAGTGAAAAACATGGTTTAGATCTGGAAGAAGTTGCCGGGAGCTACTTTGATGAGCTCATCAATAGAAGTATGATCCAGCCCGGCAAAATTATTCGAGGTGAAATGCACTATTGTCGAGTTCATGATCTAATGCTTGATCATATTATATCGAAGTGCACTGTTGAGAACTTCTTCACTATAATAGATAGGAAATACAAAATGAAACAAACATTATTTCCAGTTCGTCGGCTTTGCTGTCACTTCAGTAATGGTAATATTGCTCTGGAAAGTCTGAGGCTTAAAAAAGTTCGATCCTTTACTACCTTCCCTGCTTCTGACTGTATGCAGCCACCCATTTCAAAGTTTGAGCTTTTACGAGTGTTGAATCTGCAGACGAACCCTTCACCTGATTCTCAGTGCCTTGATTTATCTGCTATAAGTAATCTTTTCCTATTGAGATATTTACGGGCCAGAGGATTTCGGAACTTGAAGTTGCCGGAGAAAATTGGGAAACTGCAGAATCTGATGACGCTAGATCTAGGAGACAGCGAAGTGGTTTGTGCTATTCCATTAGATGTTACTTCTTTGTCATCATTGAGGCATCTTACAGTTCCACGCGGTGCAGTTCTGCCGGATGGAATTGGAAAATTGATCACTCTACGAACCCTGGAAGAGTTTGATCTCGGCAAGAATTCGATGCAGAACATAAAATATCTTGGTGAATTGACCAATCTGATGGAGCTCCAGCTCCGACATGAGGACAGTGGAATCTTTCAACCTCTTACACATATGGAGAGGAGAAAGTATGAGGTCCTTGCCGTCTCCCTGTGCAAGATTGGGAACAGCAACCTCCGCTCTCTTGTTGCGCATCCTGGAGTAAGCCTTGGCTGTGTTTTAAATTGTTCATTAACTCATCCACGCTGTCTACGGAGACTTCATTTGGACTCTTGTTGCCCAACTTTCCCGAAGTGGATGGCGCAGGCTGTAAGGTTAACAAGCTTGATACTTGAGGTTGAAGAGCTGTGCAGTGAAGACGTCCATGTTCTTGCAGGGCTGCCCTGCCTCACTTACCTCGATTTGGGAGCTGCAAAAGCCCCCAACAGAAGCATCATGATCCAGATCAACTCCAATGAATTCTCATGCCTgaaggaattcaaattcaagtATCACATACTATTGCTGTCATTTGAGCCAGGGGCAATGCCTACGCTTCAAAGTCTCGACCTGACTTTCAGTGGCGGTTCAGTTATTGGGATAGAGCACCTTGCAAGCCTTGAAGAGATCTCTGTGTACCTGAAGGCCTTACCGTGTGATCTGTCCAAAATAAGGTCCGAAATCAGTGATGCCCTCGACAGGCATCCGAGAAACCACACCGTACGACGGAGAAGGTTCATATTTACTCCTTGTTTGGATGATCGTGATTGCTCCGGAAGCTTTCAAGATCTAGTTGAAGACTGA